Proteins from one Pongo abelii isolate AG06213 chromosome 19, NHGRI_mPonAbe1-v2.0_pri, whole genome shotgun sequence genomic window:
- the LOC129054730 gene encoding dynein axonemal heavy chain 1-like isoform X1, with product MNDPLSAIDAEQLEKNVVEAFKTMHKCMKQFKDMPDREPSWPIPSSLPLPPASHAFLSYPAAYQEVVLDIRAHIEEFKPYILLIQGLRNAGMWNRHWETLSNQININVRPKANLTFARCLKMNLQDHIESISKVAEVSGKEYIIEHMGSHQRAQPPQPGLLLWQPQPLGRMTVISPIPGVTRPRG from the coding sequence ATGAATGACCCCCTCTCCGCCATCGATGCTGAGCAGCTGGAGAAGAATGTGGTTGAAGCCTTCAAGACCATGCACAAGTGCATGAAGCAGTTCAAGGACATGCCAGATAGGGAGCCAAGCTGGCCAatcccctcctccctgcctctgccacctgCCTCTCATGCCTTTCTGTCCTACCCGGCAGCCTACCAGGAAGTGGTCTTGGACATCCGGGCCCACATTGAGGAGTTCAAACCATACATCCTGCTGATCCAGGGGCTGCGCAACGCTGGCATGTGGAACCGGCACTGGGAGACACTGTCCAACCAGATCAACATCAACGTCAGGCCCAAGGCCAACCTGACCTTTGCTCGCTGCCTCAAGATGAACCTGCAGGACCATATCGAGAGCATCAGCAAGGTGGCCGAGGTGTCTGGCAAGGAGTACATCATCGAGCATATGGGCAGCCACCAGCGGGCCCAGCCACCCCAGCCTGGCCTCCTGCTCTGGCAACCACAGCCACTTGGGAGGATGACAGTAATAAGCCCCATCCCTGGGGTCACGAGGCCCAGGGGTTGA
- the LOC129054730 gene encoding dynein axonemal heavy chain 1-like isoform X2 yields the protein MTPSPPSMLSSWRRMWLKPSRPCTTYQEVVLDIRAHIEEFKPYILLIQGLRNAGMWNRHWETLSNQININVRPKANLTFARCLKMNLQDHIESISKVAEVSGKEYIIEHMGSHQRAQPPQPGLLLWQPQPLGRMTVISPIPGVTRPRG from the exons ATGACCCCCTCTCCGCCATCGATGCTGAGCAGCTGGAGAAGAATGTGGTTGAAGCCTTCAAGACCATGCACAA CCTACCAGGAAGTGGTCTTGGACATCCGGGCCCACATTGAGGAGTTCAAACCATACATCCTGCTGATCCAGGGGCTGCGCAACGCTGGCATGTGGAACCGGCACTGGGAGACACTGTCCAACCAGATCAACATCAACGTCAGGCCCAAGGCCAACCTGACCTTTGCTCGCTGCCTCAAGATGAACCTGCAGGACCATATCGAGAGCATCAGCAAGGTGGCCGAGGTGTCTGGCAAGGAGTACATCATCGAGCATATGGGCAGCCACCAGCGGGCCCAGCCACCCCAGCCTGGCCTCCTGCTCTGGCAACCACAGCCACTTGGGAGGATGACAGTAATAAGCCCCATCCCTGGGGTCACGAGGCCCAGGGGTTGA
- the LOC129054721 gene encoding LOW QUALITY PROTEIN: dynein axonemal heavy chain 1-like (The sequence of the model RefSeq protein was modified relative to this genomic sequence to represent the inferred CDS: substituted 1 base at 1 genomic stop codon): MEQIRKKIMKSAYENREAPLRGFGWCGCSGMSLPCYLDHAHCPFLCMARALQVINVCSHLRMLDRLRDYNKILDLVQKGLSEYLETKRSAFPRFYFLSDDELLEILLQTKDPTAVQPHLCKCFENIAREMCQMTFLVFGDTTGAWHWAGSALGLWWAGHLGTPGVTSLLLLHCLQLLFQEDLEITHMYSAEGEEVQLSFSIYPSSNVEDWLQEVEHSMKASVHDIIEKAIRAYPTMPMTQWVLNWPGQVTIAGCQTYWTMEVAEALEAGDLRSRLFPQLCQQLSDLVALVRGKLSYMQRAVLSVLIVIEVHAKDVVSKLIQENAVSMNDFEWISQLRYYWTNNDLYIRAANAEFIYGYEYLGNSGRLVITPLTDRCYLTLTRALHLKFGGAPAGPAGTGKTETTTDLGKALAIQTIVFNCSDQLDFMAMGKFFXGLAR, encoded by the exons ATGGAGCAGATCCGGAAGAAGATCATGAAGAGTGCCTACGAGAACCGGGAG GCCCCGCTGAGGGGCTTTGGCTGGTGTGGGTGCTCTGGGATGAGCCTGCCTTGCTACCTGGACCATGCTCACTGCCCATTTCTGTGCATGGCCCGGGCCCTGCAGGTGATCAATGTGTGTTCCCACCTGAGGATGCTGGACAGACTGCGGGACTACAACAAGATTCTGGACCTGGTGCAGAAGGGCCTCAGTGAGTATCTGGAGACCAAGCGGAGCGCCTTCCCCAG ATTCTACTTCCTGTCAGATGATGAACTACTAGAGATCTTGTTGCAGACAAAggaccccacagctgtgcagccaCACCTGTGCAAGTGCTTCGAGAACATCGCCCGA GAAATGTGTCAAATGACATTCCTGGTCTTTGGAGACACAACTGGGGCCT GGCACTGGGCAGGCTCGGCGCTGGGGCTGTGGTGGGCAGGGCATCTGGGCACACCAGGTGTGACCTCACTCCTGCTCCTCCACTGCTTGCAGCTGCTGTTCCAGGAGGACCTGGAGATCACGCACATGTACTCAGCCGAGGGGGAGGAGGTGCAGTTGTCCTTCTCCATCTATCCCTCCAGCAATGTGGAGGACTGGCTGCAGGAGGTGGAGCACAGCATGAAGGCCAGTGTGCACGACATCATTGAGAAGGCCATCAGGGCCTACCCCACG ATGCCCATGACCCAGTGGGTTCTGAACTGGCCTGGCCAGGTGACTATCGCTGGGTGCCAGACCTACTGGACCATGGAGGTGGCAGAGGCTCTGGAGGCCGGCGACCTCAGAAGCCGGCTGTTCCCCCAGCTCTGCCAGCAG CTCAGTGATCTGGTGGCCCTGGTGCGGGGGAAGCTGTCCTACATGCAGCGGGCAGTGCTGTCAGTGCTAATCGTCATTGAGGTCCACGCCAAGGACGTGGTGAGCAAGCTAATCCAGGAGAACGCGGTCAGCATGAATGACTTCGAGTGGATCTCACAGCTGAG GTACTACTGGACAAATAATGACCTGTATATCCGTGCTGCGAATGCTGAGTTCATCTATGGCTACGAGTACCTGGGCAACAGTGGGAGGTTGGTGATCACGCCCCTCACCGACAG gTGCTATCTGACACTGACCAGAGCTCTGCACCTCAAGTTTGGGGGTGCCCCAGCTGGCCCAGCTGGCACAGGCAAAACTGAGACCACCACAGACCTGGGCAAGGCCTTGGCCATACAGACCATTGTGTTCAACTGCTCTGACCAGCTCGACTTCATGGCCATGGGCAAGTTCTTCTAGGGCCTGGCCAGATGA
- the LOC129054716 gene encoding dynein axonemal heavy chain 1-like — translation MCLQAICDMNVPKFLQEDLKLFSGIVSDLFPTIKEDTDYGILDEAIREACRNSNLKDVEGFLTKCIQLYETTVVRHGLMLVGPTGFGKSTCYRVLAAAMTSLKGQPSISGGMYEAVKYYVLKPKSITIGQLYGEFDLLTHEWTDRIFPSLIRAEAITSDTNKKWYMFDGPVDTIWIENMNTVLDDNKKLCLSSAEIIKLTEVHPPVHLPTLLQGWVGLEAGQTLSLHPFLSGPWVMTMMLEVQDLAVASPATVSRCGMLYLEPSILGLIHFIECWLRKLPPLLKPYEEHFKALFVSFLEESIFFIRSSVKEVIASTNCNLTMNLLKLVDCFFKPFLPREGLKKIPSEKLSRIVELIEPWFIFSLIWSVGATGDSSGRTSFSHWLRLKMENEQLTLLFPEERLVFDYRLEDAGISGTNDNEDEEEEYRLPG, via the exons ATGTGCCTCCAGGCCATCTGTGACATGAACGTGCCCAAGTTCTTGCAGGAGGACCTCAAGCTCTTCTCTGGGATCGTGTCCGATCTGTTTCCCACCATCAAGGAGGACACGGACTACGGCATCCTGGACGAGGCCATCCGGGAGGCCTGCAGGAACAGCAACCTGAAGGATGTGGAGG GCTTCCTGACCAAGTGCATCCAGCTCTACGAGACCACGGTGGTGCGACACGGCCTCATGCTCGTCGGGCCCACAGGCTTCGGCAAGAGTACT TGTTACAGAGTCCTGGCAGCTGCCATGACGTCACTGAAAGGGCAGCCATCCATCAGTGGTGGCATGTACGAGGCTGTCAAGTACTATGTGCTGAAGCCCAAGTCCATCACGATCGGCCAGCTGTACGGGGAGTTTGACCTTCTCACCCATGAGTG GACAGACAGGATTTTCCCCTCGCTCATCCGGGCGGAGGCCATCACCTCTGACACCAACAAGAAGTGGTACATGTTCGATGGGCCGGTGGACACCATCTGGATTGAGAACATGAACACGGTGCTGGATGACAACAAGAAGCTGTGCCTCAGCTCTGCGGAGATCATCAAGCTCACGGAAGTGCACCCACCTGTCCATCTGCCCACTCTTCTCCAAGGCTGGGTGGGCCTGGAAGCTGGCCAAACTCTGTCCCTTCACCCCTTTCTCTCAGGGCCATGG GTAATGACCATGATGCTCGAGGTGCAAGACCTGGCAGTGGCTTCACCAGCTACGGTCTCCCGCTGTGGCATGCTGTACCTGGAGCCCAGCATCCTGGGGCTCATACACTTCATTGAGTGCTGGCTGAGGAAGCTGCCCCCCTTGCTGAAGCCCTACGAGGAGCATTTCAAGGCCCTCTTTGTCAGCTTCCTGGAG GAATCCATCTTCTTCATTCGGTCCTCAGTGAAGGAGGTGATCGCTTCAACCAACTGCAACCTGACCATGAACCTCCTCAAGCTGGTGGACTGCTTCTTCAAGCCCTTTCTACCTAGAGAG GGCCTAAAGAAAATACCCTCTGAAAAGCTGAGTCGCATTGTAGAGTTGATCGAGCCCTGGTTCATCTTCTCCCTGATCTGGAGCGTGGGTGCCACTGGGGACAGCAGTGGCCGCACCAGCTTCAGCCACTGGCTAAGGCTCAAGATGGAGAATGAACAG CTGACTCTGCTTTTCCCAGAAGAGAGGCTGGTGTTCGATTACAGGCTGGAGGACGCGGGCATCAGTGGCACCAatgacaatgaggatgaagaggaggaaTACAG GTTGCCTGGGTGA